The genomic stretch GGAGAAAACAGAAAGGAGTCCGATTCCGTGCAATGAGATTACTTTATTACATTGTAAATAGGACAGCCTCGTGTGAGCAGCTGCCTGCCTAGGCCTCACTTGCTCCAATAAGTGGCTGGCAGCCCGAACAAATGGGATTTGGACAACCTCTCATATGATTGCAATGCAATAAGACAATTTATTACCTGGGATCTAAATCCAAAACGGgaaatacagaaaaaaaaattatcataataGCAAATGCATGTGCCTGCTGCTTACTTCTATCTGCGTACATGATAGATTTTCACCATTTTAGAAACAAAACACCTCTAAGGTTTTCAACAAGGAAAGCCACAGGAACACAAAAGAAATTCAAGTTACAACTCATTTTCCATTAACCTTATTTCCTTTATACCCAAATGATGATTGCTTCAGATCCACCACTTTTAACAAAAGGGGAGGTGAAATTCCTAACAAGGAAAGTTGCTAACAGCACCTAAAATAATGGTGCCCCTACGTACCTCCCAACAGACAAGACATTTCTGACCACCTCGCAATAATATCataaggaagagagaaagaaattaaaaaagcttcttttttttttttttttaccaaaaaagaaatcgCATGGACCAGTGATCATGTTCTTGAAGAATGACAGTGAAAGATGGGGAACCCTGCCTACGGCTGCAGCCTTAGCCAGAATGTACTACAACCATAATTGAGACCCACATGACAACTTCTGattcatattttcaacttttaacaagaaaaagaaaaaaaaaaaaaaaagaataagatattttccattttcaacAAGTAGAGAAAAGAATATCTTTGGCCATCCCAAATGATATGAACACTATCTGGTTGCGGCCATAACTGAGACCCCATATAACAACCTACACTAGTTAAACTACCATGGATATGATTGACATTTTTCAACAAGCATAGAAAAAGATTATCTGTTAACATCACAAAAGAATAACAATAATAGTTTTACTATATTGAGCATTATCTGGTTGTTGTCATGCTCGGGAACACTGACCAATATACACATGCAAGGGCCACTTGGAACAgtttaatttaatatgataatGAAGTCAATGACGAATATTAAAGCCTTTTAATAAAGTATTGAAGAAGGTGGAAACCATATGCATGTTGCaatttatagaatttttttttttaaaaaaaaaaaaaaaaaaaaattattattaaaaaaaaaaaacaaggcaTTACCAGGTCGGAAACATATTGGAAACTCCTTGTTTGTTTCCCATCACCATAAACAGTCAGTGGCTCCTTCCTTAGCGCCTTTGTAAATTGATGAAATTAACAAACATAATACAGAATTagaacatttttaatttttaattttttttttaaataattagataaagaagagaggaaaaaaaaaaaaaaacaggacaagtgaaaagaaatataaaagcTTACCTGAGCTACGAAATTGCTAACAACACGACCGTCGTCTATGCACATACGTGGACCATATGTGTTAAAAATTCGAGCAATTCTTACCTGCAAAAcattacaattaattaaagcttccaaaattcaaaagaaaaaaggaattaagTAAGAAATTGTAATGTAGTTTAACTAAGAACAAATTAATTTGACCTCAATGCCAAGGCCTCGGTGATAGTCCATGCTCAACGTCTCCGCCGTCCGCTTCCCCTCATCATAACAGCTCCTTACTCCTGCCAAAAATACCCTTTTACGTGAATAGCGATGTATGAATAGTAAtacttttcaaacaaaaacgTCAATATTCCAGACTTCTAGACGTTACTAATAGGACTTTTTCATATGTATATGTATTGAAAAATCATCAAGCTTCTACTCCCAGCATTAAATTGTCTACAAAAGGTAGATGTGaaagtgagggagagagagggagagtttTACCGATGGGATTGACATTGCCCCAGTAGGTCTCAGACTGGGGGTGCTGCAGTGGATCACCGTACACCTCACTGGTGCTGGTAAGCAAAAACCGTGCACCCACCCTTTTTGCCAGTCCTAGCATGTTAAGTGTCCCCACCACATTGGTCTTGtagaagaaacaaaatcaaGGACTCcagaacaaaaatatatttttctataacAGAAGAATCTAATTTAAACttgtatttcctttttttttttttttttttttggtaagtaaaaagtaattaacgtcacattttgattaattacataatatcaataattttcataaaaaaaaaaaattccatatgaaaaaaataattatcgtgaatgaaagaaaaataaacaaaacttaTGAAAATCGAAAGAAAATGAACATGCCCAAAATGAAATGTGATGTAAAGTAGTATGGAAATTTTCTCATGAACCAAACAGACAACTGAAAAGGAAAGGATATGATGGTCTTGACCGGATTGTACTTGTAATGAACAGGCGAGGCGGGGCAAGCGAGGTGGTAGATCTGGTCAACTTCCAAGAGAATCGGCTCGACGACGTCGTGCCTGATGAGCTCAAACCTGGGGTTTCCGAAATGGTGCACCAGATTCTCCTTCCTCCCCGTGAAGAGGTTATCCACGACGATCACGCTGTCCCCTCGCTCCATCAGACGGTCCACGAGGTGGCTACCGACGAAGCCGGCCCCACCAGTAACCAGAACCCTCAGGGTCTTCCTCTTCAGCCCCAGCGGCACTCTCCCACCCACATTGATCACGTGCCCGAGGCCCAGCGCTGGATGGTAATGGCTGCCCTGCTCCACGTACAGCACGCGTCGAGTAGTCCTGGACGGCTCTGATTGGATGACCCGGTGGTGACCATGCGGTGGGAGAAAGCTGAAGAAGAGAGTGGCTATGGCGATTCCGACGAGCACAAACAGGAGTCGCTGCTCCCGGAGGATGTACCGCAATGGGTTCGCCGAGTTTTGGGGAGGGTTAGAGGATTTCGGTGAATTAAGGTTAATGGGTTGTGGGGTTTGGGCACTGTGGCTTCTATGGATCAGTTCGGAGATCATtttctcagagagagagagagagagagagagagagaaacagggCTCTATTGGctatgggggggggggggagagagtGAGCGTTATGGTTGATGAAGAGGTTGAAGAAG from Corylus avellana chromosome ca1, CavTom2PMs-1.0 encodes the following:
- the LOC132184311 gene encoding UDP-glucuronic acid decarboxylase 2-like encodes the protein MISELIHRSHSAQTPQPINLNSPKSSNPPQNSANPLRYILREQRLLFVLVGIAIATLFFSFLPPHGHHRVIQSEPSRTTRRVLYVEQGSHYHPALGLGHVINVGGRVPLGLKRKTLRVLVTGGAGFVGSHLVDRLMERGDSVIVVDNLFTGRKENLVHHFGNPRFELIRHDVVEPILLEVDQIYHLACPASPVHYKYNPVKTIKTNVVGTLNMLGLAKRVGARFLLTSTSEVYGDPLQHPQSETYWGNVNPIGVRSCYDEGKRTAETLSMDYHRGLGIEVRIARIFNTYGPRMCIDDGRVVSNFVAQALRKEPLTVYGDGKQTRSFQYVSDLVEGLMRLMEGDHVGPFNLGNPGEFTMLELAQVVQETIDPNAKIEFRPNTEDDPHKRKPDITKAKELLGWQPTISLRKGLPLMVEDFRQRIFGDHKDTTVYKAITSAA